The Thomasclavelia ramosa DSM 1402 genome includes a region encoding these proteins:
- the glmM gene encoding phosphoglucosamine mutase produces MGKYFGTDGFRGEANVDLTVEHAYKVGRYLGWYYSQNGKAKVVIGKDTRRSSYMFEYALVSGLTASGADVYLLHVTTTPSVSYVVTSEEFDCGIMISASHNPYYDNGIKILDGNGHKMDAGVENLIEQYIDGLIDELPYATKDEIGCALDYSIGRNRYIGYLMSIPTRAFRNYRVGLDCANGASSAIAKSVFDALGAKTYVINSDPDGLNINTNCGSTHIEVLQQYVKENALDIGFAYDGDADRCICVDEFGRVVDGDLILYVCGKYLKDHGELANDTVVTTIMSNLGLYKAFDKEGIKYEKTAVGDKYVNENMVKNGHVLGGEQSGHIIFSKHATTGDGILTSLKVMEAVIESKRTIAQLIEPVTIYPQLMKNVPVRDKKEAQEDPDVRAVIAEVETDLGENGRVLVRESGTEPVVRVMVEADTDEKCLINVNKIVDKMKEKGFVIKR; encoded by the coding sequence ATGGGTAAGTATTTTGGAACAGATGGATTTAGAGGGGAAGCAAATGTTGACTTAACAGTTGAACATGCTTATAAAGTAGGGCGCTATCTTGGATGGTACTACTCTCAAAATGGTAAAGCAAAAGTTGTGATTGGGAAAGACACAAGAAGAAGTTCATATATGTTTGAATATGCACTAGTTTCAGGGTTAACAGCTAGTGGTGCTGATGTTTATTTATTACACGTAACAACAACACCTTCAGTATCATATGTTGTAACAAGTGAAGAGTTTGATTGTGGAATCATGATTTCTGCTTCTCATAATCCTTATTATGATAACGGAATCAAAATCTTAGATGGTAATGGTCATAAAATGGATGCTGGAGTAGAAAATTTAATCGAGCAGTACATTGATGGTTTAATTGATGAATTACCATATGCAACCAAAGATGAAATTGGGTGTGCTTTAGATTATTCAATCGGTCGTAATCGTTATATTGGATATCTGATGTCGATTCCCACTAGGGCATTTAGAAATTATCGTGTAGGTTTAGACTGTGCCAACGGTGCTAGTAGTGCGATTGCTAAAAGTGTTTTTGATGCTCTAGGAGCTAAGACTTATGTAATTAACAGTGATCCTGATGGGTTAAATATCAATACTAATTGTGGTTCAACCCATATTGAAGTCTTACAACAGTACGTAAAGGAAAACGCACTAGATATTGGTTTTGCTTATGATGGAGATGCTGATCGCTGTATTTGCGTTGATGAATTTGGACGAGTTGTAGATGGGGATCTAATTTTATACGTTTGTGGTAAATATTTAAAAGATCACGGAGAACTTGCTAATGATACTGTTGTTACAACAATCATGTCAAATCTTGGTTTATATAAAGCATTTGATAAAGAAGGTATTAAATATGAAAAAACCGCTGTTGGCGATAAGTATGTAAATGAAAATATGGTTAAAAATGGTCATGTTTTAGGTGGTGAACAATCTGGACATATTATTTTCTCTAAACATGCCACTACAGGTGATGGGATTTTAACATCTTTAAAAGTAATGGAAGCTGTTATTGAAAGTAAACGAACTATCGCGCAATTAATTGAACCTGTTACTATTTATCCTCAATTAATGAAAAACGTTCCTGTAAGAGATAAAAAAGAAGCACAGGAAGATCCTGATGTAAGAGCGGTTATTGCTGAAGTTGAAACTGATTTAGGTGAGAATGGTCGTGTTTTAGTTCGTGAAAGTGGAACTGAACCGGTTGTTAGAGTAATGGTTGAAGCAGATACTGATGAAAAATGTCTTATTAATGTAAATAAAATTGTTGATAAGATGAAGGAAAAAGGATTTGTAATCAAAAGATAA
- a CDS encoding 6-phospho-beta-glucosidase, producing MKLKENFLWGGATAANQYEGGYNEGGRGLSINDVEKGAKHGVPREIHEYIHENTYYPSHVATDFYHHYQEDIKLFAQMGFKCFRMSISWSRIFPRGDEEQPNEEGLAFYDKVFDELLKYGIEPVVTLSHYETPLTLVNEYGSWRSRKLVDFFEHYCKTVFSRYKDKVKYWMTFNEINGCLEVARPWHQAGIVYRDDEDHYQTILQASHHMFVASAKAVIAGHEINPNFKIGCMLIYPTTYAATCNPEDQIMMRNKMLNTFYYGDVHVRGRYTNTCTSLLHKHGVEIKMEPGDEELLAKGKVDYIGFSYYFSAVEGNDAEEIEGNVVKGGRNPYLKMTDWGWQIDPLGLRTALNELYDRYQLPLFIVENGMGAVDTVEVDGSINDAYRIDYIKEHIKAFKDAVEIDEVDLMGYTPWGCIDLVAASTGEMRKRYGFIYVDKDDEGNGTLARKPKKSFYWYQNVIKTNGEEL from the coding sequence ATGAAATTAAAAGAAAATTTTTTATGGGGTGGCGCTACAGCTGCGAATCAATATGAGGGTGGCTATAATGAAGGTGGTCGTGGATTAAGTATTAATGATGTTGAAAAGGGTGCTAAACATGGAGTACCTCGTGAAATTCATGAGTATATTCATGAAAATACATATTATCCATCACATGTAGCTACAGATTTTTATCATCATTATCAAGAAGATATTAAACTATTTGCCCAAATGGGTTTCAAATGTTTTAGAATGTCGATTTCATGGTCAAGAATTTTCCCACGTGGTGATGAAGAACAACCTAATGAAGAAGGTTTGGCTTTTTATGATAAAGTATTTGATGAGTTATTGAAATATGGAATTGAGCCAGTTGTAACCCTATCACATTATGAAACACCATTGACTTTAGTTAATGAATATGGTTCATGGAGAAGTCGTAAATTAGTTGATTTCTTTGAGCATTATTGTAAGACCGTATTTTCTAGATATAAGGATAAGGTTAAATACTGGATGACTTTTAATGAAATTAATGGCTGTTTAGAGGTGGCTCGTCCTTGGCATCAAGCGGGAATCGTTTATCGTGATGATGAAGATCATTATCAAACAATTCTCCAAGCTAGTCATCATATGTTTGTAGCAAGCGCTAAAGCAGTGATTGCAGGGCATGAAATTAATCCAAATTTTAAGATTGGCTGTATGTTAATTTATCCAACAACATATGCAGCAACTTGTAACCCGGAAGATCAGATTATGATGAGAAATAAGATGCTAAATACTTTCTATTATGGTGATGTTCATGTTCGAGGACGTTATACAAATACATGTACTTCATTATTGCATAAACATGGTGTTGAAATAAAAATGGAGCCTGGAGATGAAGAACTTTTAGCGAAAGGTAAAGTTGATTATATTGGTTTTAGTTATTATTTTTCAGCTGTTGAGGGTAATGATGCTGAAGAAATTGAAGGAAATGTTGTTAAAGGTGGACGTAATCCGTATTTAAAGATGACAGATTGGGGTTGGCAAATTGATCCATTAGGATTAAGAACAGCTTTAAATGAGTTATATGATCGTTATCAATTACCCTTGTTTATTGTAGAAAATGGAATGGGAGCAGTAGATACAGTTGAAGTCGATGGTTCAATTAATGATGCTTACCGTATTGATTATATTAAAGAACATATCAAAGCATTTAAAGATGCAGTTGAGATTGATGAAGTTGATTTAATGGGATATACCCCTTGGGGATGTATTGACTTAGTGGCAGCAAGTACCGGTGAGATGAGAAAACGTTATGGTTTTATCTATGTTGATAAGGATGATGAGGGTAACGGAACCCTTGCACGTAAACCAAAGAAATCATTCTATTGGTATCAAAATGTTATAAAAACAAACGGTGAGGAGCTGTAA
- a CDS encoding LysR family transcriptional regulator produces the protein MLDKKIEFFIATVETGSFSGAARKLMLSQSAVSQQINLLEEELAVKLFDRSNYRPRLTRAGEFYFKKCQELVAIYEKMNHEVKLIDSYSIRIGITGPFENHHIPFLVKLFKEKYPQIEITIIKGSFQSCKEWLNNNQIDVAFAIENDFINEPKITYEVLLQHQICAICSYEHPWAKLTKIAAQNLINQPLICLSRKFGEGFYHDFVEAFNKDKIEPNIIKEVDTLDELILSVKLNEGIGLTSREVVNEEEVAILDIINSHHHANYVIGYARDINNQFIFDFVALAKRYFNKTL, from the coding sequence ATGTTAGACAAAAAAATTGAGTTCTTTATAGCGACTGTTGAAACAGGTTCTTTTTCTGGTGCTGCAAGAAAGTTAATGCTGTCACAATCGGCAGTTAGTCAACAAATAAATTTATTAGAAGAAGAGTTAGCTGTTAAATTATTTGATCGCTCTAATTATCGCCCTAGATTAACTAGAGCCGGTGAGTTCTATTTTAAAAAATGTCAGGAACTTGTTGCTATTTATGAAAAAATGAATCATGAGGTTAAATTGATTGATTCCTATAGTATTCGTATTGGGATAACTGGCCCATTTGAAAATCATCATATTCCTTTTTTAGTTAAATTATTTAAAGAAAAGTACCCACAGATAGAAATAACAATTATAAAAGGTAGTTTTCAAAGTTGTAAAGAATGGTTAAATAATAATCAGATTGATGTTGCTTTTGCTATTGAAAATGATTTTATTAATGAACCTAAAATTACCTATGAAGTTTTACTGCAGCATCAAATATGTGCAATTTGCAGTTATGAGCATCCATGGGCTAAGTTAACTAAGATAGCAGCGCAGAATCTTATCAATCAACCGCTAATTTGTCTATCAAGAAAGTTTGGGGAAGGCTTTTATCATGATTTTGTAGAAGCTTTTAATAAAGATAAGATTGAGCCAAATATTATAAAGGAAGTAGATACTCTTGATGAGTTGATTTTATCAGTTAAGCTTAATGAAGGAATTGGTCTAACTTCACGTGAAGTTGTTAATGAGGAAGAAGTAGCGATTTTAGATATTATTAATTCGCATCATCATGCAAACTATGTTATTGGTTATGCTAGGGATATAAATAATCAATTTATTTTTGATTTTGTTGCGCTGGCGAAAAGATATTTTAATAAAACTCTATAA
- a CDS encoding response regulator transcription factor: MQFRINIIDDEKNLNDLVRTYLEKEGYIVYSFYTYDEALMHKDDDVHLWLIDIMLDRASGFELFNEIKASRPKMPIIFMSARDQEFDRIIGLEKGSDDYITKPFNIKEVILRINNLIKRSYDDPSKIKMDGYDIDLEKRRVFNGGEEVILTTKEYDLLVYFITNKGLAISREQVLNKVWDENYYGSDRVVDDTLRRLRKKMPEINVRTIYGFGYRLD; the protein is encoded by the coding sequence ATGCAATTTAGAATAAATATTATTGATGATGAAAAAAATTTAAATGATTTAGTAAGAACCTATTTAGAAAAAGAAGGATATATTGTTTATTCTTTCTATACATATGATGAAGCTTTAATGCATAAGGATGATGATGTTCATTTATGGTTGATTGATATTATGTTGGATCGTGCTAGTGGATTTGAATTATTTAATGAGATTAAGGCTAGTCGCCCTAAAATGCCAATTATTTTTATGTCTGCACGAGATCAGGAATTTGATCGGATTATTGGATTAGAAAAAGGTTCTGATGATTATATAACCAAACCTTTTAATATTAAAGAAGTGATTTTAAGAATTAATAATTTAATTAAACGTTCATATGATGATCCATCAAAAATTAAGATGGATGGATATGATATTGATTTAGAAAAACGGCGCGTATTTAATGGTGGAGAAGAAGTAATTCTAACAACGAAAGAATATGATTTATTAGTTTATTTTATTACTAATAAAGGCTTAGCTATCTCTCGGGAACAGGTTTTGAATAAAGTATGGGACGAAAACTATTATGGTAGCGACCGGGTAGTTGATGATACTTTAAGACGTTTAAGAAAAAAAATGCCAGAGATTAATGTACGCACGATCTATGGTTTTGGCTATCGTTTAGACTAA
- a CDS encoding YbbR-like domain-containing protein: MSKKENPKNPIKKDSTTDFFLNFITRQKSEQKDEEKTTTSKVVDDTVKVRDKAFELFYHMINSLNIFLDRMLQSNLSMKVLSFVMAVVLLFTITGGIDNIFSTPNGGDYLYDVKIDTEGLQSDYDVVGLPETVNVALVGPSLDIYSTKISKKYKVVADFSTLGEGEHTIELQGKDFPSDLQVMIVPQTVTVKITQKVTKTFELGYKFSNEDSMDSKYSVSVESMEHHEVEVRGSQDNIDKINSVKAVIDLKGKNNDFEQNAKIYAYDRSGKKVDVEIIPNTVKVDCMVSSYSKEVSIVPQYTGQLASGYGFESIKLKQEKVTIYGKEELLNSINSVGVVIDLSGLSGDKSYSKLPLTGIENINKLDFNTVDASVRVSPSTKRIITDIPINIVNNNGGYQVNFTEGQDKASVEVDGVAAILDALTINDFNISIDLANLKAGTNTVKVDLKIDKGYLTGKLVSPERITITLRK; the protein is encoded by the coding sequence ATGTCAAAAAAAGAAAATCCTAAAAATCCAATAAAAAAAGATTCAACTACTGATTTCTTTTTAAACTTCATTACTCGTCAGAAATCAGAACAGAAAGATGAAGAAAAAACAACTACTTCTAAAGTAGTTGATGATACTGTAAAAGTGAGAGATAAAGCATTTGAATTATTCTATCACATGATCAATTCTTTAAATATATTTTTAGATCGTATGTTGCAATCAAATCTTTCAATGAAAGTTTTATCGTTTGTTATGGCTGTCGTTTTACTCTTTACAATTACCGGTGGAATTGATAATATCTTTTCAACCCCTAATGGCGGGGATTATCTGTATGATGTGAAAATTGATACTGAAGGGTTACAAAGTGACTACGATGTAGTAGGATTACCGGAAACAGTAAATGTTGCTTTAGTCGGACCTTCTTTAGATATTTACTCAACAAAGATATCTAAGAAATATAAAGTAGTTGCTGATTTCTCTACTCTTGGGGAAGGTGAACATACAATTGAATTGCAGGGAAAAGATTTTCCTAGTGATTTGCAGGTAATGATCGTACCACAGACTGTTACTGTTAAAATCACACAAAAGGTTACAAAGACTTTTGAGCTGGGATACAAATTTAGTAATGAAGATAGCATGGATTCTAAATATTCAGTATCAGTTGAATCAATGGAACACCATGAAGTTGAAGTTCGAGGTTCACAAGACAATATTGATAAAATTAATTCTGTTAAAGCAGTGATTGATTTAAAAGGAAAAAATAATGATTTTGAACAAAATGCTAAGATATACGCATATGATCGTAGTGGTAAAAAGGTTGATGTGGAAATTATTCCAAATACGGTCAAGGTAGATTGTATGGTTTCTTCTTATAGTAAAGAAGTTTCCATTGTCCCTCAATATACAGGGCAATTAGCTAGTGGATATGGTTTTGAGAGTATTAAACTTAAACAGGAAAAAGTAACTATATATGGTAAAGAAGAATTGTTGAATAGTATTAATAGTGTTGGGGTTGTAATTGATTTATCGGGATTAAGTGGCGATAAAAGTTATTCTAAATTGCCGCTTACTGGTATAGAGAATATTAATAAGTTAGATTTTAATACTGTTGATGCATCTGTGCGAGTATCACCATCAACAAAACGAATAATAACTGATATTCCAATCAACATTGTTAATAATAATGGTGGATATCAAGTTAATTTTACTGAAGGACAGGACAAAGCTTCAGTCGAAGTAGATGGTGTGGCAGCAATCTTAGATGCACTGACGATCAATGATTTCAATATTTCAATTGATTTGGCAAACTTGAAGGCGGGGACGAATACTGTTAAAGTAGATTTAAAAATAGATAAAGGATATTTAACGGGGAAATTAGTTTCTCCAGAAAGAATTACGATTACCTTAAGAAAATAG
- a CDS encoding MATE family efflux transporter encodes MGKDENNFARGSIPRHIINLAGPMIVAQLINVLYNVIDRIYIGRIPDVATLAMGGLGLCLPLISIIIAFANLFGMGGAPLCSIARGRGDIEEAEEIMGNSFMLLIIFGIVLTVIGLIFKEDLLWLFGASEHTIGYANDYMTIYLLGTVFVLIGLGMNSFINSQGFAKIGMMTVLLGAIVNIILDPIFIFGLDLGVKGAAFATVISQFISALWTLRFLTGKKTILKIKKQYLSLKVKYVTKIISLGMAGFMMAITNSIVTIVCNATLQQYGGDLYIAIMTIINSIREVASLPGQGMANACQPVLGFNYGAKEYARVLQGIKFVTLTALSMMLIVWLAITVFPELFIKIFSHNQEIITHGVSALRLYFFGFFMMSFQMTGQAAAVGLGKSKQAVFFSIFRKVIIVAPLTVILPIYIGIDGVFIAEAISNFIGGGACYITMWFTIAKKLKSGIISE; translated from the coding sequence ATGGGGAAAGATGAAAACAATTTTGCGCGTGGCAGTATTCCACGACATATTATAAATTTAGCTGGTCCAATGATAGTGGCACAGTTGATCAATGTTTTATATAATGTTATTGATCGTATTTATATTGGAAGAATTCCAGATGTTGCGACATTAGCTATGGGAGGACTAGGGCTATGTTTGCCACTGATTTCTATTATTATTGCTTTTGCTAATCTATTTGGTATGGGCGGTGCTCCACTTTGTTCAATTGCTCGAGGACGTGGTGATATTGAAGAGGCTGAAGAAATAATGGGTAATTCTTTCATGCTATTAATTATTTTTGGGATTGTTTTAACAGTTATTGGTTTGATCTTTAAAGAAGATTTGCTGTGGCTCTTTGGTGCCAGTGAACATACAATCGGTTACGCTAATGATTACATGACTATCTATTTATTAGGGACAGTTTTTGTACTGATTGGTTTAGGTATGAATAGTTTTATTAATAGTCAGGGATTTGCTAAAATCGGAATGATGACTGTTTTGCTGGGAGCAATAGTTAATATTATTTTAGATCCAATTTTTATTTTTGGACTAGATTTAGGGGTTAAAGGAGCTGCTTTTGCAACAGTTATTTCACAATTTATTTCTGCATTATGGACATTACGTTTTCTTACAGGGAAAAAAACAATATTAAAGATAAAAAAACAGTATTTGAGTTTAAAAGTAAAATATGTCACAAAGATTATTTCCCTAGGAATGGCAGGGTTTATGATGGCAATCACTAATTCGATTGTAACAATCGTATGTAATGCGACATTGCAACAATATGGAGGAGATCTTTATATTGCAATTATGACGATCATTAATTCAATTAGAGAAGTTGCTTCTTTGCCGGGGCAAGGAATGGCAAATGCTTGTCAACCAGTATTAGGATTTAACTATGGTGCTAAAGAGTATGCACGGGTTCTTCAAGGAATTAAATTTGTAACTTTAACGGCACTATCAATGATGCTGATAGTTTGGCTGGCAATAACGGTATTTCCTGAATTATTTATTAAGATATTTAGTCATAATCAAGAAATCATTACCCATGGCGTGAGTGCTTTACGTTTGTATTTCTTTGGCTTTTTCATGATGTCATTTCAGATGACAGGACAAGCAGCAGCAGTTGGATTAGGAAAGTCAAAACAAGCTGTTTTCTTTTCAATTTTTAGAAAAGTAATTATTGTTGCCCCGCTAACAGTGATCTTGCCAATCTATATTGGCATTGATGGAGTTTTTATTGCAGAAGCAATTAGTAATTTTATTGGTGGTGGTGCCTGTTATATTACTATGTGGTTTACAATTGCGAAAAAATTAAAATCGGGTATTATTAGTGAATAA
- the cdaA gene encoding diadenylate cyclase CdaA codes for MKVGDLMPLISAFTFNISSILNVGRTIIDLILVWYVIYLLISMMKQNMRTMQLFKGVLLILILKMFTSLLRLSAMDYLVDTILTWGVVAIIIVFQPEIRGLLEKIGRTKLELKHDNLSDDEKERLMDELVGAITKLSEDQTGALITFERRQSLIDYINTGTKINADIKAELFTTIFWEGTPLHDGATIIKGDRVVCAAAFYPPTNQELSPLYGARHRAALGISEITDSLTVVVSEETGTISFATDGKLRKIPRKELRASLVNELDWFNTQEKDGE; via the coding sequence ATGAAAGTGGGTGATTTGATGCCGTTAATTTCTGCATTTACATTTAATATAAGTTCAATCCTTAATGTAGGTAGAACTATTATAGATTTAATTCTTGTGTGGTATGTAATTTATTTATTGATTTCTATGATGAAGCAAAATATGCGTACAATGCAATTATTTAAGGGAGTTTTATTGATCCTAATTTTAAAAATGTTTACAAGTTTATTAAGACTAAGTGCAATGGATTATTTAGTTGATACAATTCTTACTTGGGGTGTGGTTGCAATTATTATTGTATTTCAGCCAGAGATTCGAGGTTTGTTGGAAAAAATCGGACGAACTAAATTAGAATTAAAGCATGATAATCTTAGCGATGATGAAAAAGAACGATTAATGGATGAGCTGGTTGGAGCAATTACTAAATTATCTGAGGATCAAACTGGGGCATTAATAACCTTTGAACGAAGACAGTCGTTAATAGATTATATTAATACCGGAACAAAGATTAATGCTGATATTAAAGCAGAGTTATTTACGACGATTTTTTGGGAAGGAACTCCTCTTCATGATGGAGCAACGATCATTAAAGGGGATCGGGTTGTCTGTGCGGCCGCCTTTTATCCACCCACCAATCAGGAATTAAGTCCACTATATGGAGCTAGACATCGTGCAGCCTTAGGTATTAGCGAGATAACTGATTCGCTTACAGTTGTAGTATCTGAAGAAACAGGAACGATTTCTTTTGCCACAGATGGTAAACTTCGAAAAATTCCTCGAAAAGAGTTGCGAGCAAGTTTGGTTAATGAACTAGATTGGTTCAATACTCAAGAAAAGGATGGTGAGTAA
- a CDS encoding sensor histidine kinase, translated as MLNKFSLQRQLSRFSLQKQLIIIFSLLAMLVILILVPLINKNLNALIDEEMFKTLDTSQSAYIDFDYSPIAKSSDKQIYHMTYDKNTNYLFPPSNLTRDKVLALYPVFADKLNEMLKGNKDKIQAKGTLDGDTLYFQITKKDSDSYIISLVYSDYSASLISSIRQQIINILYVSFAVIGAIIFIWVSGLIKPLKLIRNYIEDIRKDKQSELKIDRGDEIGFVSDELVAMKEEIDKQSKIKEEMIHNISHDLKTPIALIKSYSQSVKDDIYPYGDKNSSMDIIIENAERLDGKVKSLLYLNRLDFISGENSDSEVDMHELIEHIVIQLQGMHPEIEIETDLAFVSFKGDEECWRICVENIVDNAYRYVDKKIKIILKNDYLEIYNDGEPIDNDNIEALFQPYEKGTKGQFGLGLSIVHKTCTMYGYNVTAVNQETGVSFIIEKKYN; from the coding sequence ATGTTAAATAAGTTTTCTTTGCAGCGACAGTTAAGCAGATTTTCTTTACAAAAGCAGTTAATTATTATCTTTTCATTATTAGCGATGCTTGTTATATTGATTTTAGTACCGTTGATCAATAAAAATCTTAATGCTCTAATAGATGAAGAGATGTTTAAAACGCTAGATACTTCACAGAGCGCATATATTGATTTTGATTATTCACCAATCGCTAAATCAAGTGATAAACAAATTTATCATATGACTTATGATAAAAATACTAACTATTTATTTCCACCATCTAATCTAACTCGTGATAAAGTTTTAGCGTTATATCCAGTATTTGCTGATAAACTTAATGAGATGCTAAAAGGAAATAAAGATAAGATCCAGGCTAAAGGGACACTTGATGGCGATACTCTTTATTTTCAAATAACTAAAAAAGATAGTGATTCTTATATCATTTCATTAGTATACAGTGATTACTCTGCTAGTTTGATTTCATCAATTAGGCAACAAATAATAAATATTTTATATGTATCATTTGCTGTTATTGGCGCAATTATTTTTATTTGGGTTAGTGGCTTAATTAAACCATTAAAATTAATTAGAAATTATATAGAAGACATACGTAAAGATAAACAAAGTGAATTAAAGATTGATCGTGGCGATGAAATTGGTTTTGTTTCAGATGAACTTGTTGCGATGAAAGAAGAAATAGATAAACAAAGCAAGATCAAAGAAGAAATGATTCATAATATTTCCCATGATTTAAAGACACCGATTGCTTTAATTAAATCATATTCACAAAGCGTTAAAGACGATATTTATCCATATGGTGATAAAAATTCATCAATGGATATAATTATTGAAAATGCAGAACGTTTAGACGGTAAAGTTAAAAGTTTATTATATTTGAATAGATTAGATTTTATTAGTGGTGAAAATTCTGATAGTGAAGTTGATATGCATGAATTAATTGAACATATTGTTATCCAATTACAAGGAATGCATCCTGAAATTGAAATTGAAACAGATTTAGCTTTCGTTTCATTTAAAGGTGATGAAGAATGTTGGCGCATTTGTGTGGAAAATATAGTTGATAATGCTTACCGATATGTCGATAAAAAAATAAAAATTATTTTAAAAAATGATTATTTAGAAATATATAATGATGGTGAGCCAATCGATAATGATAACATTGAGGCTCTATTCCAACCGTATGAAAAAGGAACAAAAGGTCAATTTGGGTTAGGTCTATCAATCGTACATAAGACATGTACTATGTATGGATATAATGTAACGGCGGTTAATCAGGAAACTGGAGTAAGCTTTATTATTGAAAAGAAATATAATTAA
- a CDS encoding LURP-one-related/scramblase family protein, with amino-acid sequence MKLLFKQRFFSWLDSYDIYDEMGNTVYTVKGELSWGHKLQIYNADGLPVGTIKEEVFTFLPKFAMYLNDEYIGQIKKELTLFKPSFILDYNDWKISGNFWEWDYEIIDSRGIVIGDINKELFNFTDTYSLTISDPRNAIYVLMIALAIDAQKCSNNS; translated from the coding sequence ATGAAATTATTATTTAAACAGCGCTTTTTTTCATGGCTAGATAGTTATGATATTTATGATGAAATGGGGAATACAGTATACACTGTAAAAGGTGAATTAAGCTGGGGACATAAATTACAGATATATAATGCTGATGGTTTACCTGTTGGTACAATCAAAGAAGAAGTTTTCACTTTTTTACCTAAATTTGCGATGTACCTTAATGATGAATATATTGGTCAAATAAAAAAAGAACTAACATTATTTAAACCATCATTCATTTTAGATTATAATGATTGGAAAATTTCTGGTAATTTTTGGGAATGGGATTATGAAATCATTGATTCTCGTGGTATTGTTATTGGAGATATTAATAAGGAATTATTTAATTTTACGGATACTTATTCTCTAACCATTAGTGATCCACGAAATGCAATCTATGTTTTAATGATTGCTTTAGCTATTGATGCGCAAAAATGTTCAAATAACAGTTAA
- a CDS encoding NmrA family NAD(P)-binding protein, giving the protein MSKVIVTGVDGNFGGYVARNITQLKEKEDLIFTCPFEEGLKEFKDTGIDCRVANFNHPDEQLVEAFKGGDTILIISAPFVGAKRQAAHKNAIDAAIKAGVKKVVYTSLVNARDVENPSIEKIDHAWTEEYIESTELDYIFLRNSQYAEAMITSYLTSNGNLLSCQGDGKMAYISRLDCAMAAMYALTKDDMHKQVLNINGPELLTLHEFAAIGNRETGMDVKVVDVSEEEVYAGFDAIGVPRTTDGTFKDGSPAPYSSDGMVTFARAIRIGKMDNFTDDFEKLTGVKPRTVAYMFANNSEYGVGARNSTDD; this is encoded by the coding sequence ATGTCAAAAGTAATAGTAACAGGTGTAGATGGTAATTTTGGAGGCTATGTAGCGAGAAATATTACTCAGTTAAAAGAAAAAGAAGATTTGATTTTTACTTGTCCATTTGAAGAAGGACTAAAGGAATTTAAAGATACTGGCATTGATTGTCGAGTAGCAAATTTTAATCATCCAGATGAACAGTTAGTTGAAGCCTTCAAAGGTGGCGATACAATTTTAATAATTTCAGCACCATTTGTTGGAGCAAAGCGTCAAGCAGCACATAAAAATGCAATTGATGCGGCAATTAAAGCAGGGGTAAAAAAAGTTGTTTATACATCATTAGTAAATGCTCGTGATGTAGAAAATCCTAGTATTGAAAAAATCGATCATGCATGGACTGAAGAATATATCGAAAGTACTGAATTAGATTATATTTTCCTTAGAAATTCACAATATGCTGAAGCAATGATAACTAGTTATTTAACATCTAATGGTAACTTATTGAGTTGTCAAGGAGATGGAAAGATGGCATATATCTCACGTTTGGATTGTGCGATGGCAGCGATGTATGCACTAACAAAAGATGATATGCATAAGCAAGTTTTAAATATTAATGGTCCTGAATTATTGACTTTACATGAATTTGCGGCAATTGGAAATAGAGAAACAGGAATGGATGTAAAAGTTGTCGATGTTAGTGAAGAGGAGGTATATGCTGGATTTGATGCTATTGGGGTACCACGTACTACTGATGGAACATTTAAAGATGGCTCACCAGCTCCTTATTCAAGTGATGGAATGGTAACTTTTGCAAGAGCAATCCGAATTGGTAAAATGGATAATTTTACTGATGATTTTGAAAAATTAACTGGTGTAAAACCACGTACAGTGGCTTATATGTTTGCCAATAACAGTGAATATGGTGTTGGGGCAAGAAATTCTACAGATGACTAA